The Mercurialis annua linkage group LG8, ddMerAnnu1.2, whole genome shotgun sequence genome window below encodes:
- the LOC126660739 gene encoding cucurbitadienol 11-hydroxylase-like isoform X1, with the protein MLTFVLFFVALFGLYYTIWINKWRNLNCEGVLPPGSMGFPFIGETLQLLIPSYSLDTHPFIKKRVQRYGPIFRSNIACRPIVISTDPEFNKHIINQEGRLVEMWYFETFSKILVLDGESRTNISGYIHKYIRGAFLGQLGAERLKMKMLPLIENMVTETLHSWSNQDVVHVKNAISITICDATAKVLCGYEAIVSANNLSESFSLFAASLMAFPLNIPGSTYRKCIKHKENVMNVLRGWMIKRRQTSSVEKPAEDEDFFDVALKEMEKDKFFTEEFILNLLFSFLFASFTTISATISLMLKFVSSHPEVLQQLMAEHDNILKNRRPDCSITWEEYKSMTYTQQVINESLRMTNIAPGLLRKAVKDIQYKGYTIPAGWSVMVVDTDRHMDSKVYKDPLVFNPSRWKELDSYTISKNFSPFGGGTRQCVGADYSRVVMSIFFHVLVTKYRWTKVKEGKLVRNPILGFGEGLHVKLFEKN; encoded by the exons ATGTTGACATTTGTATTGTTTTTTGTAGCATTATTTGGGCTATATTATACCATTTGGATTAATAAGTGGAGGAACCTAAATTGTGAAGGTGTTCTGCCTCCAGGTTCAATGGGATTTCCATTTATCGGAGAGACCCTTCAGCTACTCATTCCTAGTTATTCTCTAGATACTCATCCTTTCATTAAGAAAAGAGTTcaaag GTACGGACCTATATTTCGAAGTAATATAGCATGTCGGCCGATTGTGATTTCGACAGATCCAGAATTCAATAAGCACATTATAAATCAAGAAGGAAGACTGGTGGAAATGTGgtattttgaaacattttctaAGATTTTGGTACTAGACGGTGAATCAAGAACTAATATTTCAGGTTATATTCACAAATATATACGAGGAGCCTTTTTAGGTCAATTGGGCGCTGAAAGACTCAAAATGAAAATGCTTCCACTGATAGAGAATATGGTGACGGAAACTCTACATTCTTGGTCTAATCAAGACGTTGTTCACGTCAAAAATGCTATTTCCATC ACTATTTGCGACGCCACGGCTAAGGTCCTATGTGGTTATGAAGCCATTGTATCAGCTAATAATTTAAGTGAGAGTTTCAGTCTATTTGCAGCAAGTCTTATGGCATTTCCATTGAATATTCCCGGTTCTACGTACCGTAAATGTATCAAG CATAAAGAAAACGTGATGAACGTACTGAGAGGATGGATGATAAAGAGACGACAAACATCGTCGGTCGAAAAACCGGCTGAAGATGAAGATTTTTTTGACGTCGCATTGAAGGAAATGGAGAAAGATAAATTCTTCACAGAAGAGTTCATTCTTAACCTCCTTTTTTCCTTTCTATTTGCTAGCTTTACCACAATATCAGCAACAATAAGTTTAATGCTAAAGTTCGTGTCATCTCACCCGGAGGTCTTACAACAGTTGATG GCTGAACATGATAACATTCTCAAAAATAGACGTCCAGATTGTTCCATCACATGGGAGGAATATAAATCAATGACATATACTCAGCAG GTTATTAACGAATCACTTCGGATGACGAACATTGCACCTGGATTATTGAGAAAAGCTGTAAAAGATATTCAATATAAAG gatATACTATTCCTGCTGGTTGGAGTGTAATGGTTGTTGATACTGACCGTCATATGGATTCTAAGGTGTACAAGGATCCTCTTGTGTTTAATCCTTCTCGTTGGAAG GAACTTGATTCGTACACtatatctaagaatttctcaccTTTTGGAGGAGGAACGAGACAATGTGTTGGAGCTGACTACTCTAGAGTTGTTATGTCTATATTTTTCCATGTTTTAGTCACCAAATATAG GTGGACAAAAGTTAAGGAAGGAAAGCTTGTCCGAAATCCAATATTAGGATTTGGAGAGGGTCTTCATGTCAAACTATTTGAAAAGAATTAA
- the LOC126660739 gene encoding cucurbitadienol 11-hydroxylase-like isoform X2, with protein MLTFVLFFVALFGLYYTIWINKWRNLNCEGVLPPGSMGFPFIGETLQLLIPSYSLDTHPFIKKRVQRYGPIFRSNIACRPIVISTDPEFNKHIINQEGRLVEMWYFETFSKILVLDGESRTNISGYIHKYIRGAFLGQLGAERLKMKMLPLIENMVTETLHSWSNQDVVHVKNAISITICDATAKVLCGYEAIVSANNLSESFSLFAASLMAFPLNIPGSTYRKCIKHKENVMNVLRGWMIKRRQTSSVEKPAEDEDFFDVALKEMEKDKFFTEEFILNLLFSFLFASFTTISATISLMLKFVSSHPEVLQQLMAEHDNILKNRRPDCSITWEEYKSMTYTQQVINESLRMTNIAPGLLRKAVKDIQYKGYTIPAGWSVMVVDTDRHMDSKVYKDPLVFNPSRWKVDKS; from the exons ATGTTGACATTTGTATTGTTTTTTGTAGCATTATTTGGGCTATATTATACCATTTGGATTAATAAGTGGAGGAACCTAAATTGTGAAGGTGTTCTGCCTCCAGGTTCAATGGGATTTCCATTTATCGGAGAGACCCTTCAGCTACTCATTCCTAGTTATTCTCTAGATACTCATCCTTTCATTAAGAAAAGAGTTcaaag GTACGGACCTATATTTCGAAGTAATATAGCATGTCGGCCGATTGTGATTTCGACAGATCCAGAATTCAATAAGCACATTATAAATCAAGAAGGAAGACTGGTGGAAATGTGgtattttgaaacattttctaAGATTTTGGTACTAGACGGTGAATCAAGAACTAATATTTCAGGTTATATTCACAAATATATACGAGGAGCCTTTTTAGGTCAATTGGGCGCTGAAAGACTCAAAATGAAAATGCTTCCACTGATAGAGAATATGGTGACGGAAACTCTACATTCTTGGTCTAATCAAGACGTTGTTCACGTCAAAAATGCTATTTCCATC ACTATTTGCGACGCCACGGCTAAGGTCCTATGTGGTTATGAAGCCATTGTATCAGCTAATAATTTAAGTGAGAGTTTCAGTCTATTTGCAGCAAGTCTTATGGCATTTCCATTGAATATTCCCGGTTCTACGTACCGTAAATGTATCAAG CATAAAGAAAACGTGATGAACGTACTGAGAGGATGGATGATAAAGAGACGACAAACATCGTCGGTCGAAAAACCGGCTGAAGATGAAGATTTTTTTGACGTCGCATTGAAGGAAATGGAGAAAGATAAATTCTTCACAGAAGAGTTCATTCTTAACCTCCTTTTTTCCTTTCTATTTGCTAGCTTTACCACAATATCAGCAACAATAAGTTTAATGCTAAAGTTCGTGTCATCTCACCCGGAGGTCTTACAACAGTTGATG GCTGAACATGATAACATTCTCAAAAATAGACGTCCAGATTGTTCCATCACATGGGAGGAATATAAATCAATGACATATACTCAGCAG GTTATTAACGAATCACTTCGGATGACGAACATTGCACCTGGATTATTGAGAAAAGCTGTAAAAGATATTCAATATAAAG gatATACTATTCCTGCTGGTTGGAGTGTAATGGTTGTTGATACTGACCGTCATATGGATTCTAAGGTGTACAAGGATCCTCTTGTGTTTAATCCTTCTCGTTGGAAG GTGGACAAAAGTTAA